From one Trifolium pratense cultivar HEN17-A07 linkage group LG1, ARS_RC_1.1, whole genome shotgun sequence genomic stretch:
- the LOC123913371 gene encoding uncharacterized protein LOC123913371 isoform X2, protein MDRDEYLRKCSNMKCQRVEGSYVPSLQDDEMEVEHLFEEPRNDYVSLDGSLASYTALNDKDDLQLEVLDDFLDDGFLDDVEIDNFEGTDGFSDARGGYFLDFDFAKVELLGSGANEDSPVENSNSESQSPGVSGSSTVGGISESTKVLPNSTQSKCKIESLDETGPHDTNGIIRNNPSQPSNVDCMYNISLDIQHLHELNNGYPLAGGILSCKKENVTVENCQSAPPREKRFRKPTQRYIEESSTLKSKEKVRTTGAKKKRRSVSCSELHTRTKRLENIPIEKFSDNIPIEKFSDSDSDVTLSELQHCMKYPKKEKLDYDYESFSSEESSDEELTPKRCRTKDRRKNQRMWTTSEVTKLMDGISEYGVGRWTDIQRFLFSAAGYRTPTDIRDKWRNLLRACSSQRFNKKEEGEQDDENSPRTLPLSVASRVLELSKIHPYPNRRNKKRSFPGIANQSNRSRRNVRRKKCT, encoded by the exons ATGGACCGGGATGAATATTTGCGGAAGTGTTCCAATATGAAATGTCAAAGA GTGGAGGGATCATATGTGCCTTCCCTTCAAGATGATGAAATGGAAGTTGAACATTTGTTTGAAGAGCCTAGAAATGATTATGTTTCGTTGGATG GTAGTTTAGCTTCTTATACAGCTTTGAATGACAAGGACGATTTGCAACTTGAG gtCCTTGATGATTTCCTGGATGATGGATTCCTGGATGATGTTGAAATCGACAATTTTGAAGGAACTGATGGTTTCTCTGATGCACGTGGAGGGTATTTCTTAG ATTTTGATTTTGCCAAAGTTGAGTTACTAGGTTCTGGTGCTAATGAAGACTCGCCTGTGGAAAACTCAAATTCGGAAAGTCAATCTCCTGGAGTTAGTGGAAGTAGCACTGTTGGTGGGATATCAGAATCAACAAAAGTACTACCAAATAGTACACAATctaaatgcaaaattgaatCTCTAGATGAGACTGGCCCCCATGATACAAATGGTATCATCAGGAACAATCCAAGTCAACCATCAAATGTAGATTGCATGTACAACATTTCACTTGATATACAGCATCTGCATGAGTTGAATAACGGTTATCCTTTAGCTGGTGGTATATTGTCTTGTAAGAAGGAAAATGTTACTGTTGAAAATTGCCAATCTGCTCCACCTAGAGAGAAGAGATTCCGAAAGCCTACACAGAGGTATATTGAAGAATCTTCAACTTTAAAGTCAAAAGAAAAGGTACGAACTACTGGTGCAAAAAAGAAACGACGAAGTGTGTCATGTAGTGAACTTCATACCAGAACTAAAAGATTGGAAAATATTCCAATCGAAAAGTTTAGTGACAATATTCCAATCGAAAAGTTTAGCGATTCTGATAGTGATGTGACACTTTCTGAGTTACAACACTGCATGAAGTATCCAAAGAAAGAG AAACTAGACTATGACTATGAGTCTTTTTCCTCGGAGGAGTCCTCGGATGAAGAATTGACACCAAAAAGATGTAGAACAAAAGATCGAAGAAAGAATCAAAGGATGTGGACAACCTCTGAAGTGACGAAGTTGATGGATGGTATATCTGAATATGGAGTTGGTCGATGGACTGATATACAGAGGTTTTTGTTTTCTGCTGCAGGCTACCGAACTCCCACAGATATCAGG GACAAGTGGCGTAACCTTTTACGAGCCTGTTCATCACAGAGATTCAACAAGAAAGAAGAG GGCGAACAAGATGACGAGAATTCCCCTCGAACCTTACCTCTTAGTGTGGCAAGCCGAGTGCTGGAATTGTCTAAAATTCATCCATACCCAAATCGACGAAACAAAAAGAGATCATTTCCTGGCATTGCTAATCAAAGCAATCGTTCAAGAAGAAATGTACGTAGGAAGAAGTGTACTTAG
- the LOC123913371 gene encoding uncharacterized protein LOC123913371 isoform X1, translated as MDRDEYLRKCSNMKCQRVQVEGSYVPSLQDDEMEVEHLFEEPRNDYVSLDGSLASYTALNDKDDLQLEVLDDFLDDGFLDDVEIDNFEGTDGFSDARGGYFLDFDFAKVELLGSGANEDSPVENSNSESQSPGVSGSSTVGGISESTKVLPNSTQSKCKIESLDETGPHDTNGIIRNNPSQPSNVDCMYNISLDIQHLHELNNGYPLAGGILSCKKENVTVENCQSAPPREKRFRKPTQRYIEESSTLKSKEKVRTTGAKKKRRSVSCSELHTRTKRLENIPIEKFSDNIPIEKFSDSDSDVTLSELQHCMKYPKKEKLDYDYESFSSEESSDEELTPKRCRTKDRRKNQRMWTTSEVTKLMDGISEYGVGRWTDIQRFLFSAAGYRTPTDIRDKWRNLLRACSSQRFNKKEEGEQDDENSPRTLPLSVASRVLELSKIHPYPNRRNKKRSFPGIANQSNRSRRNVRRKKCT; from the exons ATGGACCGGGATGAATATTTGCGGAAGTGTTCCAATATGAAATGTCAAAGA GTTCAGGTGGAGGGATCATATGTGCCTTCCCTTCAAGATGATGAAATGGAAGTTGAACATTTGTTTGAAGAGCCTAGAAATGATTATGTTTCGTTGGATG GTAGTTTAGCTTCTTATACAGCTTTGAATGACAAGGACGATTTGCAACTTGAG gtCCTTGATGATTTCCTGGATGATGGATTCCTGGATGATGTTGAAATCGACAATTTTGAAGGAACTGATGGTTTCTCTGATGCACGTGGAGGGTATTTCTTAG ATTTTGATTTTGCCAAAGTTGAGTTACTAGGTTCTGGTGCTAATGAAGACTCGCCTGTGGAAAACTCAAATTCGGAAAGTCAATCTCCTGGAGTTAGTGGAAGTAGCACTGTTGGTGGGATATCAGAATCAACAAAAGTACTACCAAATAGTACACAATctaaatgcaaaattgaatCTCTAGATGAGACTGGCCCCCATGATACAAATGGTATCATCAGGAACAATCCAAGTCAACCATCAAATGTAGATTGCATGTACAACATTTCACTTGATATACAGCATCTGCATGAGTTGAATAACGGTTATCCTTTAGCTGGTGGTATATTGTCTTGTAAGAAGGAAAATGTTACTGTTGAAAATTGCCAATCTGCTCCACCTAGAGAGAAGAGATTCCGAAAGCCTACACAGAGGTATATTGAAGAATCTTCAACTTTAAAGTCAAAAGAAAAGGTACGAACTACTGGTGCAAAAAAGAAACGACGAAGTGTGTCATGTAGTGAACTTCATACCAGAACTAAAAGATTGGAAAATATTCCAATCGAAAAGTTTAGTGACAATATTCCAATCGAAAAGTTTAGCGATTCTGATAGTGATGTGACACTTTCTGAGTTACAACACTGCATGAAGTATCCAAAGAAAGAG AAACTAGACTATGACTATGAGTCTTTTTCCTCGGAGGAGTCCTCGGATGAAGAATTGACACCAAAAAGATGTAGAACAAAAGATCGAAGAAAGAATCAAAGGATGTGGACAACCTCTGAAGTGACGAAGTTGATGGATGGTATATCTGAATATGGAGTTGGTCGATGGACTGATATACAGAGGTTTTTGTTTTCTGCTGCAGGCTACCGAACTCCCACAGATATCAGG GACAAGTGGCGTAACCTTTTACGAGCCTGTTCATCACAGAGATTCAACAAGAAAGAAGAG GGCGAACAAGATGACGAGAATTCCCCTCGAACCTTACCTCTTAGTGTGGCAAGCCGAGTGCTGGAATTGTCTAAAATTCATCCATACCCAAATCGACGAAACAAAAAGAGATCATTTCCTGGCATTGCTAATCAAAGCAATCGTTCAAGAAGAAATGTACGTAGGAAGAAGTGTACTTAG